The sequence GGTGAGACGACCGTTAAAAAACAAATAGATGATACCCTTAGCTAATGGATCAAGTGCCATTTGATTACGAACGATGCCTGATAACCCATTTATTCCCATCCGCATATCCGCTGCAGATGTATAGATATAAAAATTATAACCAGCTAATGACAACATTGACTAATGATTTAGCAAGGTGAGTAAATATTCTGCAGGCACAGGTTGATAAATTGCAATACCGCGCACTTCAGCAAATAAGTTTGAATTAACAGGCTCATTTGATGATGCTACAATTTTTACGGGAAGTATTGCTGGTGGAGATGATGGAACCGGTGAAGTATTGTTTGTTTTCTTTAACCAGTAATAAAAACTGCCTTCACTTATTTGATGAGCCCTGCAGTATTCGCTAATAATCATGCCGGAATCAGGCTGCTGACGAACGTGGAAGGCCATGTCTACTTTTAAGGGAGAACCAGGAAGAGATTTTCGAATTTGCTTCTTTCGCATCGTTTTAATTTTGATGCAATAGTCGGTATATTTAGTTACTATTTGGGAAGGCCGAGAACCGAATACTTACACCCCTAACCGCCCCGTAGACATTAGCTCGTGGATGTACGATAAAGCCAAAGATATAGATGGTGGCTTGCAAATTTTCGATAACATTATTCACTTTGATTTTTTGAGAAAGAGTATGCATACCTGGTACAAAGGATTCGGGAGTGTTATTACCCCCCTTTTGTACTTAATTATTTATTTTTCTTTGTCATAACACTATCTACATATTGCCTGGTCAACAGACATCTATTATTCCTGTACCACTTTTCCCAGTGCCTGATAGCTATATTGTAGTCTTTCTTTTTCCTGAATCCCACAGTGCTACTATAGTCGGCATTGGACCAGTATCCGGTCACTCTGCTTATATAAGAGAGCGATTTTCTATAATCGGATACGTAGGTCGTCTCATGTCTGTATTGACCTTTGATGACATTTAAATGTTGTCTGAATTCCTGACAAGTTTTATCATCAATAGTTTGACAGGTATGCCGATTACATGAAATTAAACCTACTATTAATGTGATATAAATTACAATTTTCATATTATTCAGGTATGACTTTTTTATTGATTTGCATGTCTTTTGATTCAACAGAAATTCTTTCTTCAAGAATTGTATTGTCTTTTTGCCTGTAATACTTATAATAATAAGGATTGTTATGAAGGAAATCAACTCTATTACCCTCCGAAATCTGTTCTTTTTCTCTTAATCTGGTATTTCCATTTACCTGGTTTTCTGCATTGATACCTGCTTGATGATCGTCATTAAAGCGTGCATCTTTAGTAGCTTTGTCATTAGGATCAACACCGGATTTTTGTAACTCAAACTGTTCAACTAATTCATGAATTAATACTCCTTCCGCTGTTCCTCCGGTTGTTGGTTCTGCATCGCTAATAGAGTTATGTTTTTGTATATCATCAAGGTCAATAGCACCTTGTTGATATGATCCAATATCTATTTTGGCAGAATTCTTATATGCCCAGACTGTTTTTTTCATTATACATGCTAATTGTATACGGAATGGGTCTGGGATGGTATATGATGTCATCAGAGAACCAAGAGTTTACGAATAAGGGTATATCCTTTTGATGCTCATGACAATATAGCAGGAGAAGATACAGGGAAACCCGGGTTATAGGTTGGGTTTGATAATAAAAGTAGTTATAGTTGTAGATAAATATTACAACACGTATGTTGTATAGTTGAATGATTGACGGTCTTACAGTACCCTATTAGAAATTAAATCCCTTAGTAGAATCGGAAGGACAGTGTTATTACTTAACTGGTCACTATCGTTTTGATATTCAATATTTTATGGCTTTAATGATTTTTTTTTGACTTGATAGTTGTCAATAATTAAAATAATTTTGCTGGACATTAAACCAATATTGGGCTAAGCGGTCGGGCTAAAATTTTGTAATAGATGAGTCATGTTATTGATAAATTCAATTCCTCTTTGTACGATTCCATTGCTAAGGTAATAGCCCATGCAAGGACAACAGTTTATAGGAGCATTTGTGGCCCGCCAACAGCATATCGTTACTGATACTTCTGATTTTTACATTGATCTGGTTTTTTATAATTATTATTTGAAGTGTTTCGTATTACTCGAGTTAAAAACACATAAACTTACTCATGAAGCCATTGGTCAGATGGATATGTACGTAAGAATGTATGATGATTTGAAGAAGAGCGATGATGATAACCCTACGATTGGTATTATTTTGTGTACAGAAAAGGATGAGACTATCGTAAAATATTCTGTATTGGCAGAAAATCAAAAGTTGTTTGCTAGCAAATATCGATTATATCTTCCTGACGAAAATGAACTAAAGCAATTGATTGAAGAAGATAGGATAAGATATGAGCTTGATAGTAAATTATAGTGAAGTTGGGCCGATATAATATTTCAAATCATTTGTCAATCTCTAAATTTCCTGGCCGAATCTACGGGCAGCTTACATAGCAGGTAGTTGTATGGCCTTGAAAAAGTAATTTACTCAGAGGATTATCAATAATAGACGGAGGTGTTTAGAAGCTCTTTCACCTCTTATTTTCATTAAACCGAAATGAAGTTTAGTGATTTCGAACCAACAGAATCCTTTACCAGGTTGAATTCTAATTCTTTGGGGCAAAAAGAGAAAATTGGATAAAACTACAAGATCCGCTCATAGAGCGGGTCTTGTAATTTTGCGGCCCCAGGTATCGGAACCTCGAACCAGATTATGCAGGATTGGATGGATTTAGGTAGTGTTTAGGCCCCAATGAGCGAATATAGTATGCTAAAAGTTCGAGGTTGGTATAGTTGCCATATTTGTAGCGCGATATAATTTAATACGATGTATGAACTTCAAAATATCAAAAAAGCTGATCAAATTATTTCAGAGATTCAAGAGGTAATTAGCAATTGGAAGGAATACGCCGAACAACAAGGAGTTAAAGAGGAATTAAAATTGGCAATCGCTAAAACACTTTTAACCTCTATTTAAGCTGGACGTTGTATGTAAATAAAAGAGATTATTGAGATTCCTTAATTATAATAATCGGCTAAAGAAGCACTTTTTTATAGCACTGCTTCTTTTAAAACGCAGCATATAACATGCGGGCTATTTTTATCTGTTCTGTTGTTACCCTTGTTTTGTCGTATACCAGAAATAAAGTGTTTTCAGTAGTAACATCCCCTTTCCAGATTAATTTCGTCTTCTTTTCATTAATAAGCTCAGTGGCAAGGTAATCCGCCGTAATAGTTAAGCCCGACCCACCACTTATGCCGGCCAGAATAACCTGCATATCAGGAATTGTAAATCTTGGCTTAATAGCCGGACGTTTCCTGAAATTATTAAGCCAGAACCTGCGGATAATAGGCAGATCGGAACTGTATGCAAACCATACCTGCTCAAGCAACCATTCTTCCACCATTTTCCAATCCTTTTTCTTAACATACTTATCAAACGTTGAGGTATCCATTGAAGGATTTCCGACAATCACAAAATTCTCTGTCAAAACAGGTTCATAAATAAGATTCTTTGTTTCCACTTTTTGGGTAGCAATGACAAAGTCAAGTTCTCCTTTGGGAAGCATGGCTACAAGATCTTTGGTAAGGCCAAAAGAAACTATCAGACTGGATGGAATATTTGTAATGAGTCTGGAGGAAATAGCATGGAAGAATTCTTTAACAGCACCTACCCTGATAATAGGAAGTTGCGAAAGGCAGCAGATTGCCTTGAAATCTATCTCCACTTCTTCCAGTTTTTCTAATGATTCGACGATCTGGGTGTAAAACAATTTGCCATAATCTGTGGGTACCAGCCGGGGTTTTCTTTCAAAAAGTGGTTTGCCCACATGTGCTTCCAGTGCCGATAAATGTTGGCTCACATTAGGCTGTGATATAAACAGGGCTTTTGCGGCAGCGGTAAGCGAACCAGTCTGATATACTGCCTTAAATGTCCTGTACCATTCTAAATTAACCATTCTTCAAAGCTATAAAATATTTTATGAGATATGATAAATCACCTTATTTTCTTTATTGAATCAGGAGAAGCAACTTTGCATCACAAATAGATATTACAACATGAAAACAATAGCATCTTTTTTTGTCCTTACATGGTTCTGTATAAGTACGGCTTATAAAGTATATGCGCAAACTAATACACTGCAAACCCAGCGAATTGATAACCTCGCAAAAGCACTCATCGATAAAAAACAGGCTGCTGGTATTGATATCCTGATTCTTAAAGATGGGAAACCGTTTTACAGTAAGGCTTTTGGCTATGCAGATGTAGAACGGAAGCTCCCAATGCATACCGATCACATTTTTCGTATTGCCTCTCAAACCAAAGCGATAACCAGTCTGGCCGCTATGATGCTTTGGGAAGAAGGTAGGTTCATGTTAGATGAGCCGGTATCGAAGTATATACCGGACTTTAGAAATACAAGAGTGCTGGACAAATTCAATGCTTCCGACAGCACTTATACAACTATTCCTGCCTTAAGGGAGATCACCATACGGGATCTTTTCAGACATACATCAGGGCTCTCTTATCCAGTCTTTTCCGGCAACCCGGAGATCAACGCCATTTATGCCAAAGCAGGAATCGCTACAGGCATTGGCAGCAAAGGAAGCCTGAAAGATCAAATAGCATTACTTGCTAAACAACCATTGGTGAATCAGCCTGGCGACAGATTTACTTATGGACTGAATAGTGATGTGCTGGGCTATCTCGTTGAAATCTGGAGCGGCTTACCATTGGATGAATTCTTCTATAAGCGCATCTTTGAGCCACTGGAAATGAAGGATACCTACTTTCATCTTCCTCAACAAAAAGCAGATCGTCTGGTAGCACTTTCGGTGAAGAATAAGAGTGACAGCAATTATAAAAATGTCAATAAGCTCATTTATGAAGGTAATGACCCCAACTATCCTCTCATGAAGAACATATATCTCTCAGGAGGTGCAGGATTGGTTTCCACGACGGCTGACTATGCAAAGTTTCTTACCTTATTTCTTAACAATGGGCAGGTTGGCGGAAAAAGATTGATTGGCGCAAAGACTTTGGAGCTGATGATAACAAATCAACTTGCTAATAATATAATCAGGCCCGGATCGCTTCAGTTCGGATTAGGAGTTGCCTTGGTTACTCCGGAGAACAAATTTATGCAAGCCATCAGCATTGGTTCTTTTTATTGGGGAGGGATATTTAACACTCATTATTGGGTTGATCCGAAGGAAAACCTGATTGGCCTGATTTATACGCAGGAATATGATGCCTACTCCGAAGACATCGGGCATTTATTTAAAAACGTGATTTATTCCACACTTGACAACCATTAATGCATGATAAAAAATGTTGCCTACATCGGATGCCTGGGCATGATGGGTGTTATTACCACTGAATTTGGAGTAATCGGCATTTTACCTCAAATAGCCGGATACTATCATATTTCCATAGAAAAGGCAGGTGTATTATTGAGTGCTTTTGCATTGGTGATATCTGTTACAGGACCTTTTATGACATTACTGACATCCGGCTTCGATCGAAAAAAAGTAATGATGATAGCAATTTCTGTTTTTCTGATAACAGGAATAGTTTCCTCATTTGCTCCTTCATTTTGGTTGCTCTTATTAGTGAGGATATTGCCTGCATTTTTACAGCCAGTTTATATTGCGGTTGCTATCGCTGCTGCAACTTCAGGCGTACCAGAGAAAAATAAAAATGAAATGATGGGGATAGTATTAGGCGGCATTGCTATTACAATGGTTACTACGGTACCTATTGCAACCTATCTGGCAAGCAGACTTAGCTGGCAAGTGTCCTTTATGGTACAGGCTGCAGTAACCCTGATAGCACTATTTGCTATTTGGAAAGGGCTGGCACCTATGCCAGTCCTTGAAAAGAGATCCTATGGAAGCCAGTTGAAAATACTTACCCGGACTACCTTTATCATCAGTATAGCAATGAACTTTTTCATGATTGCTGCCTGGTTTTCTACATACAGTTATTTTGCCGATTACCTGAACAAAACTAAAAACATGACTCCTGAAATGGTAAGCTATATGCTGCTACTATTTGGCATAACAGGCGTTTTCTCAAACTGGCTTTCCGGAAAGATGCTTGGCAAAAGTGTTCCGAAAACAACTGCATTATTCTTATCGGGTACAATTATTATTCCCTTTGCATTATATCTCTCAGACGGCAGTACGACAGCAACCATTGCCGTAATAGCTTTGTGGGGATTTTTTTATGCTCCCTGCTTCTTAAATGCATCCGCTTATATGATTTCTGCGGCCCCTGATGCTTTGGAGTTTGCCAATAGTTTGGCTACGTCATTTGGTAATCTGGGTGTAGCAGTGGGCACTACGGTAAGTGGATGGTTCATCTTTTATAAGGGGATCGTGATTGCTCCCTGGGTTGGAGCTGCCTTTGGTATAACTTCTTTAGTAATGATTGGCCTTAGAGCCGCTTGCTACCGATCAGGTTCAAATAAAAATTACTGACTTCCTTAACATGATTACATCCTATCTCTATTGGCTGGCGAAGTAGGCAAGAAACTCAAGAAAGCTTTTATCTGGAAGTCTGAGGGAATGAAGAATGATGAGATGTTACTTAAATTAAAGCAATTGGAGTTAAGATGTATAAGCAACAACTTAGTAGCGTGTTTCAGAAACTCTTTTACTGTGGTATTATCAATTATAGCTGCAAAAGCTGATCTTTCCTGACGGAATTATCTATGTTCGCAGATCTGTTAGGCAATACAGAGGCAAATGAAAAAGGACAAACCATCTTTCGATAATTTGTCCTTTTGAAAGCGGGCTACGAGGGACAGGTTTCGAACCAGTTTATGGAAGATTTATCTGAGATTCACAACTTTATTGGTAAAATGAAATTAAAAATCTATTGAAAGCCCGTTAACGATCATATATCATTTATATCCTGGGGTAATACCTGGTTTGAGATCGAAAAATCAGTATTACCAAATCATCTTCCAAAAAATATGAGTGACCAGCTACCCTATATCTACATCTGACAACAGTATTATATTATTGATAATTAATTGATTAACTGATTCTTTTTTTAGTTAATACTTGTCATGTATAAAAAACCGAATTATCTTTACATGACAATTGCCTCATGTATAATTTCTATGTATGAAACCTGATAAGCCATATAAATGATCTTATTCCACTGCCTCCACAAAGAACGATGATAGAAACCCTGCCTATATTAAGGCAATTGGTTAATTCGTCAGTGGTTTTAGCTGAATTAAAAGGGTTGGTAAATATTTACCCAACCCCAATATTTTGCTCTATGCAGTTATATTAAAAGAAGCAAGTGTTAGTTCAGAGATTGAAAATGTTATTACCACTCAGGATAAGCTTTATCAGGCATTATCTGCTGATGCATCCTTAATTGATCCGGCAACGAAGGAGTTGTCTCGCTATCGGGAAGAAGTTTTATATGGATTCAATTTTATCAGGCAGAAAGGATTTTTAAACACCAACTCAATTGTCAGTATTCAACAAAAGCTGGAAGAGAATAATGCAGGTATACGAAAATTACCAGGAACAGCATTGCGTAATGGAGCTATAGGAGAAGTTATTTACACTTCCCCTGATGACTATGATACCATCCTTAATCTGATGAAAAACCTGGAAGAATATTTAAATGATAAAGATGATCTTTCTCCCCTTATTAAACTGGCAGTGCAACATTATCAGTTTGAAAGTATTCATCCCTTCTATAATGGTAATGGTCGTACCGGAAGACCAAAGCGAGATCGATTTTACCAAACGACCAAGGCTGTAGAAAAGGTGGTATATTTAAGTCTAATGCAGGCACAAAAAAAATGGACCATGCCCCAAAGGGAATGCCCCAATATGTTATTACAATTTATTAATAGTTTTGGTCAAGAGCGATGCAACCTCTTCAAATCTAAGAACGATAGTTTACACAGTTAACTTAACACTCTCACTTTATTCTAATCTTTTGTAAACTGATTAGGTGAAGTAACATATAAACCCACTAAGTTCTTACAATAAAAAAGATCCCATATCACCTTTTTACCTTCAAGTTCTATTAATACCCCTCCTATACTAATTCCACCTATATGCAATTTCCCACTTATTCTCGATACATCTAAATGTGAAATTAGTTCCAAATCATAATATCTCCTCTTCCGAATAGGTATTCCTACGTTTGAATTATTTTTTTTTGAGGCAATTTTGAAAAGTTTTTCATCTCTTTTAGCATATATAATATACACTGATTCTACAGAATCGATACGTTGTATTTTATACCTATATACAGGATTGTGGATGGTGTCAAATAGCGATTGGGAATGCACTTTGATTGAAAAAAGTAATATAAATAAAATTCCTAGGTATATTTTCATATTTTTTTATTGATGATATTGGATATAAATGATGTTATCAGCCTTACCCTTCATTCTGTTATAATAAATAGTTTTTCCTCCATGAACTGGTCCTTCAACATCATTACCATTCGCATCTTGGAAGCCATTGTATTGTATGCCCGCTTCTTCTGCCGCAGCTTGGTGTGCCTGTTCATAGATACTATTAGGAGTACCTGCTGCTCCGGAGCCCTCCCCTCTTTGTAAAGATAATTTACCTGCCTCGAAGGACTCTGTCACTTCATCGAGCATGTCTTGTCCTGGTTTTCCATAGTAATTACTTTCACTACTGAGTTGAATAGGATTTACTTGCTGTAAGGATGTAGCAATATTATGATCTCCTGCACGGACAATATTTGTTCCAATATAGGCGCCACCAACTACTGCCATCAGAGTTTTGAGGATCGGTTGTGTTTTTAATAAAAGCCTCCAAACTTTCCATCTGAAGGCTTCTAATTTCTGCTAAACGTTGCCGTTTATTTGGCAGAGAAAAACGATAGAAAATAATAGGAGTGGTGAAAGATAATTTTTAAGATACTTATTTATTACACTTGTAATATTAAACATTTTAATTTATTGATAGTCAAACATTCTTATCCAATTAAATACCTATGTCCAGGACACTAGTAATTGCATTACTTAGCATTCTTTTACCTAATTTATCAGCATTCTCACAAGAAAACAAGCCACAGATTTCCAAAAGTGATGCTTTCGAAGAACCCGAAAATGGTGCCAGCAGGATATTGTCCATGAAGAATGGGAATACCTTGCTTTTTCATTTTACCCCGAAAAAAGGAATATACGTAACTGTATTCGATGCAAAACATCATATAAAAGCTACAACAAGGAATAAAGTGGACGGTTGGAAAGCGAAAGCCTTAAGAACATGCAGTCTGAAAGGTTACTTTGAAATAAATGGTCAGCCGGTGTTTTTTCTTACGCATAAAGAGAGAAAAAACACTGAGTTATGTAGACTCATCTTTAATACCCAGACAGGTGGGCTGACAAAGAAGGATGTACTTGCGGAGGTACCAGGTGTCGATTATACTGATTTTTATGGAACGGAGCATTTACCTACTGAGGCAAATCTGTTCGAGGTAGCGAAAGATCCGAATTCCGATAACTATGCAGTGGCAGCTTTTCGGCCGGAAGAGGCGCATAGGAAAATAGCCGTGATGCACTTTAATCGGAATAATAAGGAGATTAACAAGGCATATTTCGAACTTCCTAAAAGCAGGTATAATTACCTTATCAGCCTGAACCTGAATGTAATGGGAGATCAATCTGTATTTTTAAGTGCCTATGCTTATAGTGTAGCATCGAAAAGGGTAGAATCATCCAAAATCCTTACAGGGATCCTTAGAAATGGTAAAAAATCATTTGATTATCAATTTCTTGATTATACTGATGGATACCAGAATGTGTTCTCCGTTGTAAAATACCATCCCACAGATTCCTCTTTGTACCTGCTGACTGCAATGGATGCAAGAACTTCAGCTCATCCTGCTATTATGGATCTGAAAGGACCTGCTGATAGTTATGCACTGGAGATGAGTGTCATTGATCCTGTTTCCCTGAATGTGAAGAAGCACTATCTTGTTGAGCACCCCGTGCTATCAAAATATGTATCTGACCATTTGCATCCAAAGGATGCTTACTTTGCAGCCATTCAGGATTTCAGGATCAATGATGATAATACGATCACTTATCTTTTTGAAAGGCTGAGTAATCGGACAGTTACTACTAACTCTACGACTGTGGACGCAAAGGGGCATTTTTCGTCAACTACCCATGTTTA is a genomic window of Chitinophaga sp. LS1 containing:
- the tnpB gene encoding IS66 family insertion sequence element accessory protein TnpB, with product MLSLAGYNFYIYTSAADMRMGINGLSGIVRNQMALDPLAKGIIYLFFNGRLTQVKMLGLCKCLHKSRILTCVRR
- the tnpA gene encoding IS66 family insertion sequence element accessory protein TnpA, whose translation is MRKKQIRKSLPGSPLKVDMAFHVRQQPDSGMIISEYCRAHQISEGSFYYWLKKTNNTSPVPSSPPAILPVKIVASSNEPVNSNLFAEVRGIAIYQPVPAEYLLTLLNH
- a CDS encoding PDDEXK nuclease domain-containing protein, with the protein product MQGQQFIGAFVARQQHIVTDTSDFYIDLVFYNYYLKCFVLLELKTHKLTHEAIGQMDMYVRMYDDLKKSDDDNPTIGIILCTEKDETIVKYSVLAENQKLFASKYRLYLPDENELKQLIEEDRIRYELDSKL
- a CDS encoding LysR family transcriptional regulator gives rise to the protein MVNLEWYRTFKAVYQTGSLTAAAKALFISQPNVSQHLSALEAHVGKPLFERKPRLVPTDYGKLFYTQIVESLEKLEEVEIDFKAICCLSQLPIIRVGAVKEFFHAISSRLITNIPSSLIVSFGLTKDLVAMLPKGELDFVIATQKVETKNLIYEPVLTENFVIVGNPSMDTSTFDKYVKKKDWKMVEEWLLEQVWFAYSSDLPIIRRFWLNNFRKRPAIKPRFTIPDMQVILAGISGGSGLTITADYLATELINEKKTKLIWKGDVTTENTLFLVYDKTRVTTEQIKIARMLYAAF
- a CDS encoding serine hydrolase domain-containing protein, with the protein product MKTIASFFVLTWFCISTAYKVYAQTNTLQTQRIDNLAKALIDKKQAAGIDILILKDGKPFYSKAFGYADVERKLPMHTDHIFRIASQTKAITSLAAMMLWEEGRFMLDEPVSKYIPDFRNTRVLDKFNASDSTYTTIPALREITIRDLFRHTSGLSYPVFSGNPEINAIYAKAGIATGIGSKGSLKDQIALLAKQPLVNQPGDRFTYGLNSDVLGYLVEIWSGLPLDEFFYKRIFEPLEMKDTYFHLPQQKADRLVALSVKNKSDSNYKNVNKLIYEGNDPNYPLMKNIYLSGGAGLVSTTADYAKFLTLFLNNGQVGGKRLIGAKTLELMITNQLANNIIRPGSLQFGLGVALVTPENKFMQAISIGSFYWGGIFNTHYWVDPKENLIGLIYTQEYDAYSEDIGHLFKNVIYSTLDNH
- a CDS encoding MFS transporter; protein product: MIKNVAYIGCLGMMGVITTEFGVIGILPQIAGYYHISIEKAGVLLSAFALVISVTGPFMTLLTSGFDRKKVMMIAISVFLITGIVSSFAPSFWLLLLVRILPAFLQPVYIAVAIAAATSGVPEKNKNEMMGIVLGGIAITMVTTVPIATYLASRLSWQVSFMVQAAVTLIALFAIWKGLAPMPVLEKRSYGSQLKILTRTTFIISIAMNFFMIAAWFSTYSYFADYLNKTKNMTPEMVSYMLLLFGITGVFSNWLSGKMLGKSVPKTTALFLSGTIIIPFALYLSDGSTTATIAVIALWGFFYAPCFLNASAYMISAAPDALEFANSLATSFGNLGVAVGTTVSGWFIFYKGIVIAPWVGAAFGITSLVMIGLRAACYRSGSNKNY
- a CDS encoding Fic family protein, with amino-acid sequence MKRVGKYLPNPNILLYAVILKEASVSSEIENVITTQDKLYQALSADASLIDPATKELSRYREEVLYGFNFIRQKGFLNTNSIVSIQQKLEENNAGIRKLPGTALRNGAIGEVIYTSPDDYDTILNLMKNLEEYLNDKDDLSPLIKLAVQHYQFESIHPFYNGNGRTGRPKRDRFYQTTKAVEKVVYLSLMQAQKKWTMPQRECPNMLLQFINSFGQERCNLFKSKNDSLHS